The following is a genomic window from Dryobates pubescens isolate bDryPub1 chromosome 29, bDryPub1.pri, whole genome shotgun sequence.
ATTAAAGTCTCTTTACTGTAGGCTTCCTCATAAAAACAAATAATAGAATGGAACAGCAGCAGGGTCATCTCCAGCTGGATGCCACCAGAGAGGGACctcaaagaaagaaatctcaGTACCTACACCATGCAACGATGCAGCATCTGCGCTTTCTCCTCTGCAAACCGCAATTAGGAGTCTGGTTGGACACACCCaagcctgctgccttccccacagtgccagctgcatCAGGAGTTGGGTGGGGAAGGGAGTTGTGAGTGGGGTGAGACCTGCCATCCGCTGtctacagggattttacaatggtgtggcagtgctgggaacaCTGCTGCAAGCAGGGTGATTCTTTAAATCCTCATGGTTTTACTCCTCTGCCCTGGAGGTCTTTGTGTGTCTTGACCACAGAACAGAAGACTTTGAAAGAAGTTTTGAGCAGAAGaccactgcttcccctgggtGCAGCCAACAGCCTGATGCACTGTGATGGTGTGCACACCTGCCAGAGCTTGCAGGGCTAACTCATACAGAGCAAgtgctccttcccagccagcagtgccagaaCTTGTGGGACTATACAGAGCAAATGCTCGTTCCCAGTCTGCAGTGCTAAAGCCTGTGAAGCCAACCCATACAGAGGCAGTGCCCCTTCACAGCCATCAGTGCCAGCCAGAGCTTGTGGGGTTGACCCGTTCAGAGCGAGTGCTCCTTCACAGCCTGCCACAGTGGAGCCACTCGCTGAACACCTTCCGTGGCTGTCAGCTGCCATGGGATGTCTCAGTGACCCCACAGATTCCAAGCCTTTCCAAGAAATAATATGTAAATCATGCAGTGAGTGATAACCTTTGGCATTTGATAGGTTGCCTGTTAACTGGGTTAGCAGCAAAAGCTACACCAGTAGCATGAGGTCTTGAGAGAGGAAGCGGTGTGGAGTCGTTCTTGGGACAGAAAGTGACGATGACACAGGACCTCTACAAGGTAAATCTCTCTTCATATGGGGCTCTGAAACAGCATCAGGTTGGGGTTGAGGACACTTGGTTTCTTTGGAAAAAATAGAGTTGGTTGCAATCCATACACCAGATGACTTTTGCTGGTGAATAAACACCGTCCTGTTTCCAAACAGCCAGATTTAACCTTGTGTCATTGCAACGGACAaagcagctggagtgctgtAAAACGGCACCTCTGGCATCCCCGACGGCAGGTTTGGGTTCAGACATGGTTAACTTCCCTCCGGGGTGTTTgtggctctgcctgcctctgcgtCGTTAACGGGAGGGAGAGTCACTGCGATTCTGCATGaacacagcagcaccagaagcaTGAGCACAGGAGGGAGGCCGTTGGGGGGAGGCCGTTGGGGGCAGCCCggctgctcccctggcaccaaTTGAGGACGATGCGGGGTCCGGGTCCGGGTCCGGGAGGGAACCCAGAGCAGTCCCAGTGTCAGGCCGGGGCCGCAGACATGAGTCCTCCAGCCAGCGTGGGCCGAGTGCTACGCCCCGGAGGCGGCTCGGCAGGAGCACTAAAGGCCCCCGCCCGGCCGCCCCTCTCCCTCGCTGCCCCTCGCCAAGATGTCGCCCCTCCGACGTGGCGACGCGCTGCCCGTCCCAAAGATGGCGGCAGGCCGGGGGGCGGGGCGGGACGGTCCCGCCTCCGGCGGCAGACGCGCGAGCTCCCGGCGGCAGGCGCGCGGCGCGGCGGGATGGTAGCGTGGGGTCTGCGCGCGTTTCGCGGGGCGCTTCGGGCCGTTGCCGGGCGCCGGTTCAGCACGCGCCCGGCGCGCGCCCTCGCCATGGACTATCAGGTAACGGCAGCGCACGGAGCGCGACCTTGCACCGAGCGCTgcagagggggggagggggggtgcgcgggggggggggagggctgggccgCGGTGGTGGGGCACCTGGCTGCACCCCGCTGGGCTGCGCGCTGGCCTCCGGGGCTCCCCAGCACCGATGGTCCCCAGAACTTCGGTGTCGGGTCACGGGGCCGGGATGGCACAGAGGCTCCGGTACTATGCGGGGCGGCCCCTCTCCCACAGCCCCGGGCCGTGCCAGTCGCTGTCTCCGTAGCGCCTTCCTTTCCGATGTCCGACCGTCATGCCGCAAGCCTCTGTTCCCCGGTGGCTGCCCCGGGGTGACCacggcctgcagcaggagccgaTCCGACAACTGTGGCGCATCccgggcagaggctggggtgtCCCGGGCCCACCTGTCTTCCAGGCGTCGTGGGGACGATAGCAGACCCCGTGCAGATAGACCCTGAGAGACGGGAGctgtccagcccctgccctgcgctCACCGGAGCTGGAAGTCCCACCGGTGCCCACGCCACTGTCTGCTGGGATGGGGTCTGTCTGCTGAGGTCGGGTGTCCCCACTCTTGGGGATATGGCACTGGCCCGTGCCAGGTCCCCAGTTCTGCACATGTCAATGCTACTGCCAGGCCTGCAGCCTGAGCTCGGTGACACTGTgccctctggcaggggctgtggcagcacaCCCAGGCTGTCGCATGTGCTCCATGCACGTGCAGCTGTCACTTCGTTTCTGATTCAGATTAAATCCCAGCGGGGTAGGGGTGCAggcactggagcactgcctgcttgcACAGCCTtatcctgctggggcagggctgggtgctgtgatGCCCCGTGCCCGCCCCATGAGGCCAAGGGCCAGTGAGGgaggctgggctgctcctgtggATTAGTCTGTCCCTGTGGTGCTCCTGAGATGGGCTCTGGTGCTGccagcacatccctgctggGCCATGGTGGAGGTGCTGCCAGCATGAGTGGaggcaggcactgctgaggggACCGAGTCTGTTTGGGTGGGTCAGAATACATTGGGCATGAGGCCAACTGGCCACCAGGGTCCTATCAGTGGGCACAGCTctgaggccatggtggtggGCACCATGCTGACCACTCCTTGGTGGGGGTCTTTCCAGGATGCCATCCGCACCCTCAACACCCTTCAGACCAATGCCAACTTCCTGGAGCAGGTGAAGCGGGAGCGCGGTGACCCCCAGACACAGCTGGAAGCCGTGCAGGAGTTTCTGGAGAGGAGTGGGCTGAAGGTGAGGGGAAGATGTCCCCATCCCCATTCCCCCCCGTCCTagtagcagtgctgctgcactcagcactggctgccacAGGGGTCTCATGGAGTGGTTGACCTCCGGCAGGTTGAGGACCTGGATCGACTGAACATCATCCATGTCTCGGGGACGAAGGGCAAGGTGAGGCAGGCAGGTAGTGCCAGGAGGGTTTTGGGGGACCACTGGCATCTCAGGCAGGTGGTaccaggagggtttgggggggatttAATGCTGCCATCTCCCTAGGGCTCGGCATGCGCCTTCACCGAGTGCATCCTTCGCAGCTATGGGCTGAAGACAGGCTTTTTCAGGTGGGCAGGGGGAGCCAGGAGTGTTTGGGGGTGCCAGTGGCACTATGCCTGACCACGCCTCATGGCTCTACCCacccctccagctcccctcaCCTGGTGCAGGTGCGTGAACGGATCCGCATCAATGGGCAGCCCATCAGCCAGGAGCTCTTCAGCAAGTACTTCTGGCTTGTCTACAACCGCCTAGAGGAGACCAAGGTGGGGCCCCTGGGGCTTGTGGGACCCCTCCTGGGGCCATGTGTGCCACTGCTGGTTGTGGACACCCTCATGCCGTCCCCTTACACTTGCTCTGCCCATCAGGATCCAGCACATCCCAGCATGCCACCGTACTTCCGCTTCCTCACCATCATGGCCTTCCATGTCTTCCTGCAGGAGAAggtaggtggtggtggtgacctCCAGTTTGTGATGGGTTTTCATATTGGAGGGGACATCAAATAGGGTGTGGAACATGTGGTCCAGCCCTCTTTTGGAGCTGAACTTGCATAGGTCAGTCTGTCATGGCTGTAACCTGTGCCAAGTGGATGGTTTCCATCCATGGGATGCATGTTCAGTCATGTGTTTGGAGGGGTGGTGGCAGGGACTTGGCCCCACTCACATCCCTGAATCCATGGAGACACATGGCTGGTGTCCCTGTGATGGATCTggtgtccccatgtccccaggtggacctggcagtggtggaggTTGGCATTGGTGGTGCCTACGACTGCACTAACATCATCAGGTAGGAGCTGGTGGAGACAAATCCGTCCTCTGGGTCTACCAGGGCCTGGTGTCCTTgcagcagggggacagcagggacactGCCATGCTATGTCCCTAGAGCGCCGGTGGTGTGCGGAGTCTCTTCCCTGGGCATCGATCACACCAGCATCCTCGGGGACACCATGGAGAAGATTGCCTGGCAGAAGGGGGGCATTTTTAAGGTAGGGAAAGCTGGTCCTTGCCCTGGCTTTTGTGTGTTCAGGGTGTGCTCCCCGTGGTCCTGAGCACCCCTGTACTTTGCAGCCTGGTGTACCAGCATTCACAGTGGCACAGCCAGAGCGGCCattggaggtgctgagggatcgagcccaggagctgaaggTGAGTTgagtggcaggggggttggatgtgggGTACTCTATGGTGAGGGGGGGCGCTCAGCCACCTCTTTCTGCAGTGTCCCCTCTACCTCTGCCCCGAGCTGGATGCCTTTGAGGAGGACCATCAGCCATTGGAGCTCGGGCTGGCAGGTGCCCACCAGCGCTCCAATGCTGCTCTGGCCTTGCAGCTGGCACGGATGTGGCTGCAGCGCTGCGGCTACCAGGGTAAGgcagggggacagggatgggggtgGTGGATCCCACTGTGGCCCtgagggtctcagcagagtgccTGTCCATACCCAGGTCTTGGGGAGCTGATGGAGGTGGCACCAGGCACTGAGCTGGTGGGGAGACCGGTGCCGCTGGCACCCACTTTTCAGCCCACTGATGCCATGATCCAAGGTGCAGTATAGCCACACTGGGACCACCCCTCTGCCATGTCACAGGGCTTTGGTGGGGATCACACAGGGCCCCTGGCCAGTGCTGCTTGTGctggagggcacagcctggctgcctgccttgtGGGGGTCCTGGTGCTGGAGGGAGGGTTCCAGCCATGCCCTGTGCCCCACTCAGGCCTGCGGGAAACAGTGTGGCTGGGCCGGACCCAAGTACTACCCCATGGCCCCGTGACGTGGTACCTGGACGGCGcccacaccaccagcagcatccaGGCCTGCGTCCGCTGGTTCCGCCAAGCCGCCCTCAACCAGGGCAAGCCCCATAAGTAAGCAAGGACGCAAACGGGCACATGGTGGGGGAGCATGGTGgtagtggtggtgctgggagtcCTTGTGGGGCATGGGCCACCTGCCCTTTCTCCCCACAGTGGCTCCGAGGTGCGTGTGCTGCTCTTCAATGCCACGGGGGACCGGGACACAGCGGCATTGCtcaagctgctggtggtgaggtTTTGGGGAGTACATTGGGTGTCAGTGTGCTCAGATGCCTGGGTTCTCTGCCTGTGCGGAGACCTGCTTTGCTGTGGGTGTGAGGAGTCATGAGGTGGAGCTGATGGCTTGCACGttctgcccacactgctgtcCCTAGTTCTGTCCCACCTCAGTGCCCCCTCTCCAAGGGTCTTGCAGCCACAGGTGCAGAGGACACTTAGatcaccccctccctggacccTTGTAACCCCACTGGTGTGGGATTGGTCACAGTGGAAATGCCATGGGTGGGTTCTgagggctcccacagcaccaaccctccctctcctcacagccctgccactTTGACTATGCTGTCTTCTGCCCCAACTTCACGGAGGTGTCAGTGGCCAACAATGCAGGTGAGTGCTGAAGAACTGGGATCATCCCTAACCTCTCCCaacctcctctcatctctgagCCCCATCTCTATCCTCAGACCAGCAAAACTTCAATGTGACAGTGGAAAATGCCCTGACTCGCTGCCTGGAGAACCAGCGGACCTGGACCCGgttgctggaggagaaggggacgTCAGACCCCTGGctttcaacctccctgcaggcaggggggctgctgcagccggCCCCTGCTCGAGGGACCCTGCTCCTGgtcaccccagccccaccaccccaCAATTCCCCAGCCCTCGTCTTCCCCTGCCTGGCCCAGGCGCTGCGGTGGGTGGCCCAAGGCCGGGATCCCTACCTGGCAGCACCCCCTGCCACGGGGGCTCacacccaccctgctgccagcagcggagctgtgctgctgcggGAGGCAGCTGCTGTTCATGTCCTGGTCACTGGCAGCCTGCACTTGGTGGGGGGGGTCCTCCGGCTGCTTGACCCTGCACTCTCTCAGTAACTGGGGGTGGATGACTCCCTTTGCACCTCTTTTTACTTGAAGCACCGTTTTTGTCCCTGACGATGTTCGGAGGCGGCCGTGGGGGACATACAGGACCCCCAAGCCCATCCCAGCTCGGCCTTTTTCACCCTAGTGCCTTTTGCCTGTGCCCCCCCATGGTAATACTGGCCATGGGGGGAAcattcccagcccccagcccacctTGGTGAGACTGACTGAGTagctcctgggctctggggtgctgccccaggctgtgtcGGGGTCCTGGTGcctggtgggggtgggtggtttCGAGGGGGTGGTCGGTGGGAGCCTCAAGCCACGGCGGGGCTCAGCATCAGGACACGACTAACTTAACATAGGaaagatttttattattattaataagaGTTTGTAACTTGGATGGGGAATTGGGGTAGGGGGTGGGGTCTGCCCATTGCCCCGCAgtgggggcagcagccctgcacctcccacccccccaataaACTTCTTGCTGCTCCCAGTGGTGCTCGCTGCCTTCCTGGAGGGATGCAGGAGAGTTACAGAGGTCATCCCCAGTACTGGGACATGTCCTGGGGGCACCTACATTtgtgccctccccctccccatttgATGGGGAGCCTTGAGGGGGGCTTTAGCAATGGCTGCTCTCTCCACCTTCCTGGTGCACCCAGCAGCAAGGTTCCCCAGTGGGGTTGCAGGGTGCCTCCACCCCTGGTATGGGCTGCCCTTGGAGGGCCAAAGCATTCACTGAATGAGTAACGGAGGCCCCCTCCGGGCTTGGCCTGAGACTTGGGGCAAAAAAACAGCTTAATTGGGTCAGGCTGGGTCCCCAAGTCCAGCAGTTGGGGGCTGGTTGGGCTTGGGGTGGGGCCAGGGTGGTCAGgccatgctgctggtggagcagggggtgctctgggtgctgccgATGCTGTggttggtgctgctgctctccgaGGCCGGTGCCGTGCTGGAAACCGGCTGCAGTTTGGAGATGGGACCTGGCTCACGACATGGTGCCAGGGGGAGAAACACCAAAGGGAAACCAGACTCAGGGTGGCCAGTGATGGCCATGGCTCATCCCCACAGgaccttccagccccccccacACAAACCCTCCCCGATTGCTCCCCAGCCAACTCTTGAGCCCCTGGGAGGGAGACAGGCATGGGGCACCATGGTGGCTCCATAAAGCAGGTGGCAGGAGGGACCTCAAGACAGCAGGGGGACCTTGGGAAGCTGTGGCCACTCCAAAGGGGTTATTTGCCTGTAGCATTGCCAGGAGTGCTGTACAGATGACAGcaacacagcagcctgggctcttgCTCACCTGGGGGCTTTGGACAGGGGATTTTGAACCAGGGGAGGATactggcagcccagcaaggGACATGCATGTAGCCCACACCGTCCCACCATGGaggtcaccagcagcagtggatACTCACGAGTGTGGGAGTAGATGTACCAGAGCCCAGCAGTGAGGAGTGCTCCGATGAGGAAGGCGCCAAAGGTGATGCCCAGAACAgcggccagccccagcccatggTCTGCAGCAGGATGAGGCCATCAGCACCACTATGTTGGAGAGATCCACTTCCCACCCCCATTCCTGACCTAGCCCGCTCCCCTGTCTCAAACTTACTGTTGGGTGGCCGCCAGCTGTCCTTCACTGTCACCTCCAGGACCTTCTCAAAGATGGTGTTGTTCTGTGGAGGTGGATGCTGGGTGAGTGGGGAAAGACCTGcacccaggagcagcacagggctgggagcccccaggctggctggggaccAGGGATGATGCTCCTGGCCAGGCTTTACCACCTGGCAGTGGGACAAACCCACCAGGCTGCCACTGCCTATGGTAGGGGCCAGCACAGTGGTGGCATCACAGGGTTGGGGGCTACTCATACAGACCTGCAAGCCAGCTGTGCacttgagggtggcagagaagGGGACACGCCCATCCTCGGGGACGGCATAAGTGAAGCAGAAGCGCCAGATCTTCCTGCCGTGGCTGCTGGGGGgaccctccagcacagccacccctgcaCTGCGTGCCTCCCCgccctgcaccagcagcactggctcccGCCCTGGCACTACCAGCCAGCACTCCTTCAGCTGCAGGTCAGCTGGGTGGTCCTCCCACCGCATAGATGCCTGCCACAGCGAGGAGGAACAAACATTGTCAGGGTCACCAGCCCAGGACAACTGGagtcccccagcccaggcaccaAGCTAGCAGCAGTACCTGTACAAAGGACTCCTTATTGACCTCCAGCTCAGTCTGTGGCCTCTCGAAGTCGTCCGTAGGGAAGAGGCGCAGGAAGAGTTCCCGTGGGATCTTGCACTTGAAGGCCACCTGCCGGCAGGAACAGTGCTGAAGCCACCACCCGGTGCCCAGCACCTAGCCAGCAGTGGCATTGGCACCCTTTTGCCCCGCCTGGGCCCGCTGGGAAACCCAGCTCTTACCCGCATGCTCCGGGGTGCTGCCCCCTGGGCCAGGTTGAGAATAAGCTGCAAGAAGGTGAGGAAGGTTGAGTCATTTTAATAGTCCCTGTTGTCAGAGTGTGTTGTTCCcactgggatgggatgggggagaTTCCaccatgggatgggatgggatgggatgggatgggatgggatgggatgggatgggagccCACCTCCCATCTCGCCAGCACCCAAGTGCAGCATCAGGGCTCAgccttgggctgcagcaggacattTCCAGCCATGCAAAAGCAAGGCAGTCTCAGTGATGGAGgctcactgggcatcactgaagcCCCTTGGGGCTTCAGTGGGGCTATGGTCACAGTGCCCTGATCATCTCCCAACTCACCTCGTTGTTGGCATGGCCCCTGTCCTCCAGTGAGGTGCCACAGTGGCTGAGGGGGGTTCTCAGCATGAAGTGAGTAGCAttcttctctgcctggcagctgatGTCCCTCAGTGTGATGTTCACCAAGTCCTTGATGGGCTGGGAGAAAAGCATTCAGTTCTCAGCCACTGGCTAGGGACAGCCCCATGCCACCCATCCTGAGCAACTGGAGCAAGATGTGGCCCCCCTGGGCAATGCTGGCAAGCATCCTGATCATCCCTCACCTGCAGATGGGACCTATCAATGACAATCTCCATAGTTTCATCTGTgcacttccagggctggagcatgaGCAGCAGAGTGCTAGGTATTGAGTTGgtggtgggggctgggagggtgggTATCACAGGCATCTTGACTGTCTCTGTGGTATGAGAagatggggaaggggctgagtgTGAGTGGTGGGACTCCCCTCACCCCTtccatcctgcccagccctgggttcCTCACCATGGTCCAGGATCTGCAGGCTGATGCGGGTGCTGGCAGGGATGGTGGAGTAGGAGGCGATGGTACTGCAGTTCATCTCCAAGGCTTTGGCAATGAGGCCGTGCTCCGTGTCAGGCAGGAGTgacccagggagcagcagcgaGGACATGTGTGTGATCTTGTACTTCCCAGAGACCTACAGGGAAGGGAGACAGTGCTGGAAAGGGGGATGGAGACaactggagatgctcaaggca
Proteins encoded in this region:
- the FPGS gene encoding folylpolyglutamate synthase, mitochondrial, which produces MVAWGLRAFRGALRAVAGRRFSTRPARALAMDYQDAIRTLNTLQTNANFLEQVKRERGDPQTQLEAVQEFLERSGLKVEDLDRLNIIHVSGTKGKGSACAFTECILRSYGLKTGFFSSPHLVQVRERIRINGQPISQELFSKYFWLVYNRLEETKDPAHPSMPPYFRFLTIMAFHVFLQEKVDLAVVEVGIGGAYDCTNIIRAPVVCGVSSLGIDHTSILGDTMEKIAWQKGGIFKPGVPAFTVAQPERPLEVLRDRAQELKCPLYLCPELDAFEEDHQPLELGLAGAHQRSNAALALQLARMWLQRCGYQGLGELMEVAPGTELVGRPVPLAPTFQPTDAMIQGLRETVWLGRTQVLPHGPVTWYLDGAHTTSSIQACVRWFRQAALNQGKPHNGSEVRVLLFNATGDRDTAALLKLLVPCHFDYAVFCPNFTEVSVANNADQQNFNVTVENALTRCLENQRTWTRLLEEKGTSDPWLSTSLQAGGLLQPAPARGTLLLVTPAPPPHNSPALVFPCLAQALRWVAQGRDPYLAAPPATGAHTHPAASSGAVLLREAAAVHVLVTGSLHLVGGVLRLLDPALSQ
- the ENG gene encoding endoglin; this translates as MSPRAAPLLPLLLALLGRPDPGRAEGCDLQPVTAEPPITLSYATSTVPRGCVSSSSLGTDHEVHILNIEWSKDYIFPLKVLVTPPAGGCTRSPVLVLLCARCSATVTSLCPNLIIHTDAHLDQGMTTALGPELPVATSEGQLLAWARDTYRGITSYSELRDPRWVELHLGEDASSPLDCIPQEHFNATPHLEAEVFFYETKGCSLGDAQSSRAAHIIRMQPEPSSLITEVNLSLSCPEREMSNQILILQSQANLTWSLSVNNCHIQFSVSGKYKITHMSSLLLPGSLLPDTEHGLIAKALEMNCSTIASYSTIPASTRISLQILDHETVKMPVIPTLPAPTTNSIPSTLLLMLQPWKCTDETMEIVIDRSHLQPIKDLVNITLRDISCQAEKNATHFMLRTPLSHCGTSLEDRGHANNELILNLAQGAAPRSMRVAFKCKIPRELFLRLFPTDDFERPQTELEVNKESFVQASMRWEDHPADLQLKECWLVVPGREPVLLVQGGEARSAGVAVLEGPPSSHGRKIWRFCFTYAVPEDGRVPFSATLKCTAGLQNNTIFEKVLEVTVKDSWRPPNNHGLGLAAVLGITFGAFLIGALLTAGLWYIYSHTRPISKLQPVSSTAPASESSSTNHSIGSTQSTPCSTSSMA